The Mycolicibacterium hassiacum DSM 44199 genome includes a window with the following:
- the pstA gene encoding phosphate ABC transporter permease PstA, with amino-acid sequence MSAPTTLAALDRPVKAPTFQPISLRRRAVNHIAAVLVTLSVLIALVPLLWVLYSVIAKGIKVIASADWFWYSQAGMTAFQPGGGAYHAIVGTLLQGLVCAVISIPIGVFVAIYLVEYGAGTRLGKLVTFMVDILTGVPSIVAALFIYALWVATLGFPRSGLAVSLSLVLLMIPVIVRATEEMLRIVPMDLREASYALGVPKWKTIVRIVLPTALPGIITGIMLALARVMGETAPLLVLVGYSQAINFNMFDGFMGSLPGMMYDQTSAGAGANPVPTDRLWGAALTLILLIAIINIGARLLARIFAPKKF; translated from the coding sequence GTGAGCGCCCCGACCACCCTGGCCGCGCTGGACCGCCCGGTCAAGGCCCCCACGTTCCAGCCGATCAGCCTGCGCCGGCGGGCGGTCAACCACATCGCCGCCGTGCTGGTGACCCTCTCGGTGCTGATCGCGTTGGTGCCGCTGCTGTGGGTGCTGTACTCGGTGATCGCCAAGGGCATCAAGGTGATCGCGTCGGCGGACTGGTTCTGGTACTCGCAGGCCGGGATGACGGCGTTCCAGCCCGGCGGCGGCGCCTACCACGCCATCGTCGGCACCCTGTTGCAGGGGCTGGTGTGCGCGGTGATCTCCATCCCGATCGGTGTTTTCGTCGCGATCTACCTGGTGGAGTACGGCGCCGGCACCCGGTTGGGCAAGCTGGTGACCTTCATGGTCGACATTCTCACCGGCGTGCCGTCGATTGTCGCCGCGCTGTTCATCTATGCGCTGTGGGTGGCCACGCTGGGTTTCCCGCGGTCCGGTCTGGCGGTGTCGCTGTCGCTGGTGCTGCTGATGATCCCGGTCATCGTGCGGGCCACCGAGGAGATGTTGCGCATCGTGCCGATGGACCTGCGCGAGGCCAGCTACGCGCTGGGCGTGCCGAAGTGGAAAACCATTGTGCGCATTGTGCTGCCGACCGCGCTGCCGGGAATCATCACCGGCATCATGCTGGCGCTGGCCCGGGTGATGGGCGAGACCGCCCCGCTGCTGGTGCTGGTCGGCTACTCGCAGGCGATCAACTTCAACATGTTCGACGGCTTCATGGGATCGCTGCCGGGGATGATGTACGACCAGACCTCGGCCGGCGCGGGCGCCAATCCCGTTCCCACCGATCGACTGTGGGGTGCGGCGCTGACGCTGATCCTGCTGATCGCGATCATCAACATCGGGGCGCGGCTGCTGGCCAGAATCTTCGCGCCCAAGAAGTTCTAG
- the pstC gene encoding phosphate ABC transporter permease subunit PstC, whose amino-acid sequence MTDRLEVTIPDPIPDPTEAGSGAALAQPFPEPPPVALNPSRNAKERLGDRVFRLASTGAGVSIIVLICAIGLFLLWRAIPALARNEENFFTYGGNWITTDTSAMHFGILDLLQVTVFVSVFALVLAMPVALGIAIYLTQYAPRRVAGPLAYMVDLLAAVPSIIYGVWGLYVLAPALKPIALWLNENLGWIFLFRTGTASVAGGGTIFTAGIVLAVMILPIITAVTREVFAQTPRGQIEAALALGATQWEVVRTTVLPFGLSGYISGAMLGLGRALGETIALLIILRGTQSAFGWSLFDGGYTFASKIAAAANEFNDQYKAGAYIAAGLVLFILTFVVNSAARAVVAGKADK is encoded by the coding sequence ATGACCGATAGGCTCGAAGTGACAATCCCTGACCCAATCCCTGATCCGACCGAAGCCGGTTCCGGTGCGGCGCTGGCGCAACCGTTTCCCGAACCGCCACCGGTAGCGCTCAACCCGTCGCGCAATGCCAAGGAGCGGCTGGGTGACCGGGTCTTCCGGCTGGCCTCTACCGGCGCCGGGGTGTCGATCATCGTGCTGATCTGCGCGATCGGGTTGTTCCTGCTGTGGCGGGCGATTCCGGCACTGGCCCGCAACGAGGAGAACTTCTTCACCTACGGCGGCAACTGGATCACCACCGACACCTCGGCGATGCATTTCGGCATCCTCGACCTGCTGCAGGTCACCGTGTTCGTGTCGGTGTTCGCGCTGGTGCTGGCGATGCCGGTGGCGCTGGGCATCGCGATCTATCTGACCCAGTACGCGCCGCGCCGGGTCGCCGGTCCACTGGCGTACATGGTCGATCTGCTGGCCGCCGTTCCGTCGATCATCTACGGCGTGTGGGGCCTGTACGTGCTGGCACCGGCGCTCAAGCCGATCGCGTTGTGGCTCAACGAGAACCTGGGCTGGATCTTCCTGTTCCGAACCGGCACCGCCTCGGTCGCCGGCGGCGGCACCATCTTCACCGCCGGCATCGTGCTCGCGGTCATGATCCTCCCGATCATCACGGCGGTGACCCGCGAGGTGTTCGCGCAGACCCCGCGCGGCCAGATCGAGGCCGCACTCGCACTGGGCGCCACCCAGTGGGAGGTGGTGCGTACCACGGTGCTGCCGTTCGGGTTGTCCGGCTACATCAGCGGGGCGATGCTCGGCCTGGGCCGCGCGCTGGGGGAGACCATCGCGCTGCTGATCATCCTGCGCGGCACCCAGTCGGCGTTCGGCTGGTCGCTGTTCGACGGTGGTTACACCTTCGCCAGCAAGATCGCCGCCGCCGCAAACGAATTCAACGACCAGTACAAGGCGGGTGCGTACATCGCGGCCGGGCTGGTGTTGTTCATCCTGACCTTCGTGGTGAACTCGGCGGCCCGCGCCGTGGTCGCCGGAAAGGCCGACAAGTGA
- the pstS gene encoding phosphate ABC transporter substrate-binding protein PstS gives MSALVALTLSACGSDNVPGATTAAGAADPAACAGKNSLTAEGSTAQQNAIAEFNRVWRQVCPNKNLSYNPTGSGAGRDQFVSNQVDIAGSDSPLSGAQVAAAAQRCGGNPAWNLPLVFGPVALVYNLEGVDDLVLTPELLARIFSGRITTWNDPAIAAVNPGTELPDIKITPIYRSDSSGTTDNFQKYLSAAAPQAWTRGDGSEFQGGAGEGAPKSAGVVQAVQSTAGAIGYVEKGFADQGGVPYARIDSGAGPVALTDESVGNAIDQAAFAGEGNDLVLDLNSLYATKEHGTYPLVLATYEIVCSAGYDPDTAAAVKSFLTVAANQGQANLSAAGYVPLPDRFKERLLKSIDAIA, from the coding sequence ATGTCCGCGCTCGTCGCTCTGACCCTGTCGGCATGCGGCAGCGACAACGTCCCCGGCGCGACCACCGCGGCCGGCGCCGCCGATCCGGCCGCCTGTGCCGGCAAGAACTCGCTCACCGCCGAGGGCTCAACGGCCCAGCAGAACGCGATCGCGGAGTTCAACCGGGTATGGCGACAGGTCTGCCCGAACAAGAACCTGTCCTACAACCCGACCGGTTCGGGTGCTGGCCGGGACCAGTTCGTCAGCAACCAGGTCGACATCGCCGGCTCGGACTCGCCGCTGAGCGGTGCGCAGGTCGCCGCGGCCGCGCAGCGCTGCGGCGGTAACCCGGCCTGGAACCTGCCGCTGGTGTTCGGCCCGGTCGCGCTGGTCTACAACCTCGAGGGCGTCGACGACCTGGTCCTCACCCCCGAACTGTTGGCCCGCATCTTCTCCGGCCGGATCACCACCTGGAACGACCCGGCGATCGCCGCGGTCAATCCCGGCACCGAGCTGCCCGACATCAAGATCACCCCGATCTACCGCTCGGATTCCTCCGGGACCACCGACAACTTCCAGAAGTACCTGTCCGCGGCCGCCCCGCAGGCCTGGACCAGGGGCGACGGCAGCGAGTTCCAGGGCGGCGCCGGTGAGGGTGCACCCAAGTCGGCCGGGGTGGTGCAGGCCGTGCAGTCCACCGCCGGCGCGATCGGATACGTGGAGAAGGGCTTCGCCGACCAGGGCGGGGTGCCCTACGCGCGGATCGACAGCGGCGCGGGCCCGGTGGCGCTCACCGACGAGTCCGTGGGCAACGCGATCGATCAGGCCGCGTTCGCCGGCGAGGGCAACGACCTGGTGTTGGACCTGAACTCGCTGTACGCGACCAAGGAACACGGGACCTACCCGCTGGTGCTGGCCACCTACGAGATCGTGTGTTCGGCGGGGTACGACCCCGACACCGCCGCGGCGGTCAAGTCGTTCCTCACGGTCGCCGCGAACCAGGGCCAGGCCAACCTGTCGGCCGCCGGCTACGTACCGCTGCCGGACCGGTTCAAGGAACGGTTGCTGAAGTCCATCGACGCAATTGCCTAG